The proteins below come from a single Agrobacterium vitis genomic window:
- a CDS encoding DUF2474 domain-containing protein, which produces MAQDIGTEPKSLKQKILWFAIFWIVGVAVVGAVAASIRLVLMQS; this is translated from the coding sequence ATGGCGCAAGACATTGGGACAGAACCGAAATCGCTGAAACAGAAGATCCTGTGGTTTGCGATTTTCTGGATTGTCGGCGTGGCGGTGGTGGGCGCGGTTGCGGCCTCCATCCGGCTGGTGCTGATGCAATCATAA
- a CDS encoding Tim44 domain-containing protein: protein MGRAGRIIGIVAIGVAVTLSAVDFAEARRAGSSSSFGSRGERTFSAPPATSTAPTTAAPIQRSMTPNTGATTPGMQQPASRGLFGGMAGGLMGGLLMGGLFGMLLGGGFGGAAGMFGMLFQLLLIGGLIMLAMRFFNRNRTASSYAGPASRNDMSQPGNAPQGSPGGFGGFSIPKMGSGAALGATRPAVVKAGTDDVGIGPKDLEIFESLLKDMQKAYAEEDYSALRRITTPEAMSYLAEELGEHATKGVKNEVRDVHLLQGDLAEAWREGTVDYATVAMRYEAIDVMRDRATGAVVDGDPDHPQQSVEVWTFVRRPGSGWSISAIQSA, encoded by the coding sequence ATGGGAAGAGCAGGCAGGATCATCGGCATCGTGGCAATCGGAGTGGCAGTAACCCTGTCAGCAGTCGATTTCGCGGAGGCCCGCCGGGCCGGAAGCTCCAGCAGTTTTGGCAGCCGTGGCGAGCGCACCTTTAGCGCGCCGCCCGCGACCAGCACGGCCCCAACGACGGCAGCCCCCATTCAGCGGAGCATGACGCCGAATACTGGCGCGACAACGCCCGGCATGCAGCAGCCCGCTTCGCGTGGCCTGTTCGGCGGCATGGCCGGTGGTTTGATGGGCGGCCTTTTGATGGGCGGTCTGTTCGGCATGTTGCTCGGCGGCGGGTTCGGCGGTGCGGCTGGCATGTTCGGCATGTTGTTCCAACTGCTGCTGATTGGCGGCTTGATCATGCTGGCCATGCGGTTCTTCAACCGCAATCGCACGGCATCCTCCTATGCCGGTCCGGCTTCGCGCAATGATATGTCGCAGCCGGGGAACGCTCCTCAAGGATCGCCTGGCGGTTTCGGTGGCTTCTCCATTCCGAAAATGGGTTCTGGCGCGGCGCTCGGTGCCACTCGTCCGGCCGTTGTTAAGGCCGGTACAGATGATGTCGGCATCGGCCCGAAGGATCTGGAGATTTTCGAGAGCCTGCTGAAAGACATGCAGAAGGCCTATGCAGAGGAAGATTATTCGGCGCTTCGCCGGATCACCACGCCGGAAGCCATGTCCTACCTTGCCGAAGAGCTTGGTGAACATGCGACCAAGGGTGTCAAGAACGAGGTGCGCGATGTGCACCTTCTGCAGGGCGATCTGGCCGAAGCCTGGCGCGAAGGCACGGTTGATTATGCCACGGTCGCCATGCGCTATGAAGCCATCGATGTGATGCGTGATCGCGCCACCGGCGCTGTGGTGGATGGTGATCCCGATCATCCGCAGCAGTCGGTGGAAGTCTGGACCTTCGTGCGCCGTCCCGGTTCGGGCTGGAGCATCTCGGCAATCCAGTCGGCCTGA
- a CDS encoding membrane protein, whose protein sequence is MRRILIIALLLALASCARPPSQIRNACAIFEQKDGAFENWKRAARSVEREYGVPVPILLATIYTESSFRARARPPRRYILGFIPWKRVSTAYGYSQALDGTWDRYQRETGRYLARRTNFGDAVRFIGWYHYQSHLRNGIPFSSPYNIYLAYHSGQDGYRRGAYRARPEALAGAKRFAAITAVYEQQLRRCP, encoded by the coding sequence TGCGTAGAATCCTCATCATCGCCCTCTTGCTGGCTTTGGCAAGCTGCGCTCGGCCGCCCAGCCAGATCCGCAATGCCTGCGCGATCTTCGAGCAGAAGGACGGGGCCTTTGAAAACTGGAAACGCGCCGCCCGCTCGGTGGAGCGCGAATACGGCGTTCCGGTGCCAATCCTGCTGGCGACCATCTATACCGAATCCAGCTTCCGCGCCCGTGCCCGGCCACCCAGACGCTATATTCTCGGCTTCATTCCGTGGAAGCGCGTCTCGACGGCCTATGGCTATTCGCAGGCGCTTGACGGCACCTGGGACCGCTATCAGCGTGAAACGGGTCGTTACCTTGCCCGGCGCACCAATTTCGGCGACGCCGTCCGCTTCATCGGCTGGTATCACTATCAGAGCCACCTGCGTAACGGCATCCCCTTCAGCAGTCCCTACAACATCTATCTGGCCTACCATTCCGGCCAGGACGGCTACCGCCGAGGCGCTTACCGCGCCCGCCCGGAGGCTTTGGCCGGTGCCAAGCGCTTCGCCGCCATCACCGCCGTTTACGAGCAGCAGCTGCGCCGCTGCCCGTGA